In bacterium, the following are encoded in one genomic region:
- a CDS encoding FlgD immunoglobulin-like domain containing protein: MNKTVGLALGILCILGGLSLSLAQTYKCDWCVNGIGGGDMAGTSYKCGSTVGQTAAGQLTGSSYWALIGYWQPELATGVREQAYSPGQGPLKTHLYSPFPTPAVRSVTIHYTLDAQRQTLLQVHDLTGRVVRTLCASSMKRGAYSVMWSGTDDRGRSLANGIYFVRLTAGSYRATEKVVLQK; encoded by the coding sequence ATGAACAAGACAGTCGGTCTGGCACTTGGCATTCTTTGCATCCTTGGTGGTTTGTCGCTGTCCCTTGCCCAGACATACAAGTGCGACTGGTGCGTGAACGGCATCGGCGGCGGGGACATGGCCGGGACGAGCTACAAGTGCGGCTCCACTGTAGGTCAGACTGCAGCCGGGCAACTGACCGGTTCCAGTTACTGGGCGCTCATCGGGTACTGGCAGCCCGAGCTCGCGACCGGAGTGCGCGAGCAGGCGTACTCGCCGGGCCAGGGACCGTTAAAGACGCATCTCTACTCCCCATTCCCGACTCCCGCTGTCCGCAGCGTCACTATCCACTATACGCTTGACGCTCAACGCCAGACGCTGTTGCAGGTGCATGACCTGACCGGCCGCGTGGTGCGAACGCTATGTGCATCGAGCATGAAGCGCGGAGCGTACAGCGTGATGTGGAGCGGCACCGACGACCGTGGCCGGAGCCTTGCCAACGGCATCTACTTCGTCCGGCTCACCGCCGGCAGTTATCGTGCGACGGAGAAGGTGGTGCTTCAGAAGTAG